The Penaeus chinensis breed Huanghai No. 1 chromosome 6, ASM1920278v2, whole genome shotgun sequence genomic interval TTTGTGTGGTCAAAGTTGTTATATGGATGTAAGACATGAACGAtcaggaaaaaaatgagaaataagatagaggcaacaaaaatatattttttaagaagAATGCTAAGGATACCATGGACAGATAAAGTTACAAATGAAGAGGTGCTGAGAAAAGCTAGGGTGAGAAGATAATTAATAGAAAATATCGAGTAGAAACAAATGCAATTTCTTGGCCATATACTAAGAGTGCATGCTTTGGAAGACTATATGGAAAAAGAgctagaggaagacagaggatgAAATACATGGATAGTTTAACTGATAGAGTGGATGGAATGTAtaaatcacgataatgatgacaataatgattattataattattgttattagtatcatcctaCCACAACTATATCAACTCTCTTATCTTGTAGTATTCATTTTTGTTCATTACCTGTACTATTTTACACCATAATCAATTCATCACTGTCCACTGTCCTCAATAAATGCAGAGTGTTAAGTATTCAAGCGTAATTTTGCTTTATCCATTAACACGCAACGGGAACCCTCGAGCACATGCAATTTTCGCAAATACACTCATCAGCATGACAATGACCTTTTCCCTTGTGGTTTTGAGTGtgggcgagagtaagagagagagagagagagagagagagagagagagagagagagagagagagagagagagagagagagagagagagagagatcggtgagaagaggaaaaggggagaggtaagaacacacacacacacacacacacacacacacacacacacacacacacacacacacacacacacacacacacagacacgcacacacgcacacacgcacacacgcacacgcacagtcgcacacacacacaaacacacacacacacacacacacacacacacacacacacacacacacatatatatatatatatatatatatatatatatcatcatcatccactgcaggatgtaggcctctcccaactgTCTTCAACTtagtcttgcgttttttgtttccagtttttGCCCCAAaacttcgttatttcgtcacgccatcttgtcactggtctggcacTTGGCCTCTTTATGCTATCTATAGTCCagtctcttactttctttgtccatctgtcgtcctgtctccagcatatgtgacctgcccattgccattttcctTCTTGATGCTCCtaagtatgtcttccacttttgtctgttccctgctccacgtcgccctcatccgatctcttaggctaatgcccggcatcaacctctccatcactctctgagcacttgttagtttcctctccagtaatttggttgtagtccatgtttctgttccatagatcataactgggaggacgcattggttagagacttttcttagtatgctactgtgtctgccgaaggcgctccagcctagactgatgagtCGCTTAAATtcatcttcgctagatgtgtttgcttTTACGAGTTGCCCtcggtatatatacttgtccactacctctagcgcttcgccttgtacatgtatctgttcgaactgagCTCTAGTATTGAACAtgatctttgtatttttcttgttcatcttaagtccgactttcagacatTGTCTCTTCAGATTGTTTACTAGTTGCGGCATTCAATTTGCAaattcactgaagaaaacaatatcatctacaaatcttaggttgtttaggtattcgtcccctattCAGTTCCATTCtagctgtaaatagttttggtaAGGTGGTATCAccctaacacctttttaatttggtattttatcggtttccatgtggagcttgatggttcctgtcgcatcttcgtatatatcttccagaaTTTTACAATATACTCCTCTactcctgtcttcgaatagcttctagtactgctggtatttgagtcaaatgccttttcgtaatcgatgaatgccatacacaggggtctccaatattcttttgttttttctcttatttgggtgagcgtgtgaatgtggtcagctgttgagaatccactgcggaagcctgcctgttctctaggctggttagaatccagactgtcagggATGCAAACAccctttttttatcactttcccttactgtgtgtgtgcgtgtgcatgcgcgtgtgtgtgtgtgtgtgtgtgtgtgtgtgtgtgtgtgtgtgtgtgtgtgtgtgtgtgtgtgtgtgtgtgtgtgtgagtgtgtgtgtgcgtgtgtgtgcttatgtgtgtgtatatatatatatatatatatatatatatatatatacatatatgtgtgtgtgtgtgtgtttatgtgtacatatatatacatatacatatatatgtgtgtatgtgtttatgtgtgtgtatatatgtatgtatgtgtatatatatatatacatacacgtgtgtgtgtgtgtgtgtgtgtgtgtgtgtgtgtgtgtgtgtgtgtgtgtgtgtgtgtgtgcatatagacacgTCGGTTATACGtatacaagtaaacacacacacacacacacacacacacacacacacacacacacacacacacacacacacacacacttactaagGTAAAGTGATAAACAGAGGGTGTTTGCTCGCGCTAGGTTCGTAATAGTCTGGACAAACAATTATAGTATTATGATATCGACCAGCGTCAAGCAACATTCACTTTGGTGAAGCGAAAAGAAATTTCTATACCTTTTTTTACTggcaattctttcttttttttctctctctctcgaaccaaGTAAAAACAGCAAAACTTGAAAAAGCTTTAACTAgagcaaagacaaagaaaggtgtAATAACATCCATTAGCAAGAAataaagggcgggggaggggggggggggagaaactcaCTCACTCGCGACCTCGAAATGATGACGTAGAAAATGGCATACACACGCAGACGCCAGAAGACGGCTGGTGCGCCCGTTTGAAACCCGCATTGTGAGCTTAATATTGGCGTGTTCCGGACTTGCTACGCACGTCCCAACCGCAGTCCACGGAAGAAAGCATTAACGTCTaccctgttttgttttattagtaaGCTAAGTGGAATCACTGTGATCGAcagggagagagtgtgaatgaaATTATTCTTATTTAATGTTAAAGAAGGCTGTTTCACGTTTTCTGCCAAACTGTGTTATAACTACTGTGAACTGTCAACGAATTACTGTTTTCTGTGGATTACAAcaaagcattttttctttttctttttcaaatatgcGAGCTACTTCGTATCTCTCAAATTATATTGAAATCACCTGAGATACCTTACCTTTGtgaggtgtatacatatacaccctcTAAAGTTCAAGCCATCCATCAGACACTCTGAAACGCCTTAGAACTTTCAGAAACTGGCAAGTTATAAAGACCcgccgggcccacactttcactaGAACACATATCACCGGAAGTATGACTGCCGTGTGTTATCAGCATCGTTTGGTGCATGTGTACGACAAATGCatctaaagaaagaagaaaaatgggacTTTTATGTACGAGTAGCGTATCTACGTATATCAAAACCGCAAATGATAGTATTACGATTACCAATAAACAGCACAGAAAATTTGAGGAGGTAATACGTgccgaaaaaaatatatgacttcACTCTTCCATCAACGCGCTtagaaacaagataaacaaaaacaacatgttGCACTGTTATTTATAGACTATTACAAAGTTAAACAAACTCGTGTGGTCATTGGCTTTTACTGCTAGTACTAGAATTATTGATGGAACGTGTCACTCTTGTTTTAACTTTTTGCTACagagtttacaatatatatatatataaacaaaggacTTTTAAGTGTCAAAACTCTTGCAACTGTGacttcattaatgttatcatatttcACTTAAAGTTGTTACTGTAGTTAGTTTTATTACTTACActtcgttcccttttttttttctcttctctttttcacatGGTAGTATGGCGTATATAAAGCACaatattttaagaatatatagTTTCATAAACGACTTTAATAGTAAAATTCCAAGGTttctggacatttttttttttcgtttgcccCTTAAAaagttatttgttattcatttgaGCATGAAAGGTACAGGTGAGTTACAATGAGTTACATGAGTTACAATGTTTTACAAATCGCCTTGTATTGTGAGAACAATTTTGGCCTGAAATTATCAACATATTTACGTATCCttgcgttatatatataaatatatatatatatatgttattttatttatttatttatttatttatttattttttactaaatTTGTATAGCTGTTTGTTTACTAATTCCTTATTCGGGCTATACATTTGCTTTTACTGCACCCCCTATAGtgctgcgtgtatatatatatatatgttattttatttatttatttattttttactaaatTTGTTACTGTAGTTAGTTTTATTACTTACActtcgttccctttttttttctcttctctttttcacatGGTAGTATGGCGTATATAAAGCACAatatttttaagaatatatagTTTCATAAACGACTTTAATAGTAAAATTCCAAGGTttctggacatttttttttttcgtttgcccCTTAAAAAGTTATTTGTTATTCCATATTGAGCATAAAAAGTACAGGTGAGTTACATGAGTTACAATGTTTTACAAATCGCCTTGTATTGTGAGAACAATTTTGGCCTGAAATTATCAACATATTTACGTATCCttgcgttatatatataaatatatatatatataaatatatatatataatatatatatatataaatatatatatatatatgtgtgtgtgtgtgtttatgtgtacatatatatacatatacatatatatgtgtgtatgtgtttatgtgtgtgtatatatatatatatatattgcgtatataaatatatatgtatatatatgtatatctgcgtatataaatatatatatatatataaatatatatatatatattatatatatatatattatatatatatatatatatatatgtatatctgcgtatataaatatatatgtatatctgcgtatataaatatatatatatatatatatataaacaaaggacTTTTAAGTGTCAAAACTCTTGCAACTGTGacttcattaatgttatcatatttcACTTAAAGTTGTTACTGTAGTTAGTTTTATTACTTACActtcgttccctttttttttctcttctctttttcacatGGTAGTATGGCGTATATAAAGCACAatatttttaagaatatatagTTTCATAAACGACTTTAATAGTAAAATTCCAAGGTttctggacatttttttttttcgtttgcccCTTAAAaagttatttgttattcatttgaGCATGAACAGGTACAGGTGAGTTACATGAGTTACAATGTTTTACAAATCGCCTTGTATTGTGAGAACAATTTTGGCCTGAAATTATCAACATATTTACGTATCCttgcgttatatatataaatatatatatatataaatatatatgtatatatatgtatatctgcgtatataaatatatatatatatatatatataaatatatatatatatattatatatatatatataaatatatatatatatattgcgtatataaatatatatatatatatgtatatctgcgtatataaatatatatatatataatatatatatatataaatatatatatataatatatatatatatataatatatatatatatatatatattatatatatatatatattgcgtatataaatatatatatataatatatatatatataaatatatatatatataaatatatatatatatatatgtgtgtgtgtgtgtgcatatagacacgTCGGTTATACGtatacaagtaaacacacacacacacatttctctatcGTAATGACCCAATTTACATAATAAGgatgtattaaaaaataattcATTAATCAAAAAGATCTTAACTCTAACTCTGTTCTTTACTTCCTCCTGTTACAGTCGGCTCGACCTAAGGACCTTTTTTGCTATTAAGAAAAGTAAAGTATTTTCAAAGCCACAAAGATGCCGGTGATGacgtcatgttgttgttgtttctccaCGAAAGTTGGCAGCATTTTGATCGGCACTATCAGTCTGGTGAGTGTTAAGTCTTAGTCTTCGGGATTATCGTTATCCTTCatggttcttattatttttattgtttattttgtctttgttgtctCTCAGTTCCTTACTCTGTTCCACCTTTTCACACCTTTGGATCTGAAAGTATCGTGTCGTATATtgtatatcattcatatttcatattatatttcccatttttcctcttcatcccacCTGCTTTTAAGAAACCCCATATATTCACCTATTCTTaaccctttcaccctcttcctgaTGCAGGTGGTGTCCTTCTGTGCCGCCGTCGGGTTCTGCTTCGGACTCATCAACATTGAGGAAGTGCAACATCAGCTGAAAGTCGATGTCATGAACTACCAAGGGAGTGTCACGGCAAATGTCACGGAAGATAGACTGAAGGTGTTAGAGGATGTTGTCGGACTGCAGACTATTGTTGATCGTAAGATCTTATTATTTATTCCGTGACACGAATAGATTGGTGTTTTTGAATTCATGTGTTGGAGGTACATATTGAGGGTTTATCTTGTGTTTAAGGGAGAAGTGCATTGGTATATTAAGTTGTATAATGGTAATCTCTTGGTTATAAAGACCTGACTTTCATCACAATATTTCGTCTCTTTCGTCAGATGTCCAAACCATCTTTATAGTTGGTCTCGTCTACTACGGAATTTACACCTTTGCTTCGCTTTTTATGACGTATGGATCGTGTACGGTGAGTATGAGACATGCCCACGCATTCTTATTTTGTATTCCATGCTCatccgttttgttttgtttcgtctcCCTCAGCATTGGCCTAGAATAACCTAACGTGACATGACTCTTATAGAACCCATTCTTCCACAGAGTATCAGGATGTTGCTTCTACCTTGGCTCGTGCTGGAGTTTGTCCCCCTTGCAGCCCAGGCCGCCTCCATCATCGCCCTCTTCATGTATGGCAAAGACGACCCCACTTTGTCCCAAGGAGGAGCGTACATTATCTCAGGACTCCTCTGCATCCTGGCGTTCGGTGAGCTTTTTGGCCGAGTTTAACCATTGAATGGATCTACTTTTAACCTTTGAATTGAGTTGTTTGTGGAGGCATTATTGTTCGCGTGGTTATTATTGTGTGGAGTTATTACTGATTGTGAGTTTTTACTATTTGGGGAAATGTTAATATTTGTGGAGCTATCATCACCATCCAAAACTAAAACTTTGGTGCTATTTGCTAataattgttttctttccttctctctttctttctttttttctgaaatagtACTCTCcttcgcatgtttttttttttttttttttattgaattggtttctttttgtccattttcttttcttttctaactcTTCACAACCATTTCTTAAAACTTAACATATACTTTTCACACCCGCAGTGATTCACGTGTACTGGTGGATGTGTCCCTTAGCTCTGTACCAAAGTTTGAAAGAAGAGACCGTGGTAGAGCCGCTTGTACCTCCCTCTCATCCGATGTACCCTCCAGCACTTTTGAAGTACTAAATACAGAAGAAggtacgaaggaaggaagaaaggaagaagaaaaggaaaaaggaaacttGGTGTGATGAGGGAGGAGTGGTTGTGAGGAGATTAAAGTACATGATTAGGTTAAGGGTAATTATTGTCGTTTGAGTTATATTTTGTCTATGgttttataagttttttttttttttttttttttaatcgggaGAATATGGCGATTACACAATCAAAGAATTCTAatgtcacaaatatatatgtatatatttttgttcacgAAAAAACAAGCACGcccgcggacacacacacacacacacacaggcgattTACTGGGAAATTTGTGATATATTTAATGTTTCGTAAGCTGCTGTGTTTGGAACAAATGAAATAGCGTATATTTAATTATTGGGTGGTATCTCATTGTGTAAGTGATTTAAAGTAATATATTAACAGTGTGTATATGGGAAAGGTGATATGTAAATTAGATTAACTGGtgtcttctctcgttttctcattgCTACGGTTTCAAAACATTGACCTTTTTCTTATGCTCTGGCCttatcagtctttctgtctgtctcattctctctctctctctctctctctctctctctctctctctctctctctttctctctgtctgtctgtctctctctctctctctttctctctctctctctctctctctccctcccccccctctctctctctctctctctctatctctatctatctctctctctctctctctctctctctctctctctctctctctctctctctctctctctctctctctctctctctctctctctcggtaattT includes:
- the LOC125026185 gene encoding uncharacterized protein LOC125026185, coding for MPVMTSCCCCFSTKVGSILIGTISLVVSFCAAVGFCFGLINIEEVQHQLKVDVMNYQGSVTANVTEDRLKVLEDVVGLQTIVDHVQTIFIVGLVYYGIYTFASLFMTYGSCTSIRMLLLPWLVLEFVPLAAQAASIIALFMYGKDDPTLSQGGAYIISGLLCILAFVIHVYWWMCPLALYQSLKEETVVEPLVPPSHPMYPPALLKY